A part of Haladaptatus caseinilyticus genomic DNA contains:
- a CDS encoding ParA family protein: MISYTIWSEAGGVGKTTLSVNLAAAHARRGERVLAIDMDPQNGGLTHHFGGEVYREDPEVDNLVRHMVERPKGDFTDLVVEVEENIDLVPGHNMLESLERNLTRAAQLEEDMHDENYRWPKEKQLRRVLSDADIPATYDVLIIDPPATVGQHIYNSIYATSNLLIPAELSAKGAQSVEGLRDVVTNIEETLGDIEVGVLGVVPNKVANTNVQREYRKLLNEQDLPIAPVSIRERGSMLGDAWDGQVSIFELATNDDHRDLRDYEQETLEKFDRLAAFISKQFESPEVTA, translated from the coding sequence ATGATTTCGTACACCATTTGGTCGGAGGCTGGAGGCGTCGGGAAGACGACGCTCTCGGTTAACTTAGCGGCGGCCCACGCACGGCGTGGCGAACGAGTGCTCGCTATCGACATGGACCCCCAAAACGGTGGGTTGACACACCATTTCGGCGGTGAAGTCTATCGAGAAGATCCCGAGGTGGACAACCTCGTTCGACACATGGTCGAACGGCCAAAGGGCGATTTCACGGATCTCGTCGTCGAAGTCGAGGAGAACATCGACCTCGTACCGGGTCACAACATGTTGGAATCGCTCGAGCGAAACCTGACGCGTGCAGCTCAATTGGAGGAGGACATGCACGACGAGAACTATCGCTGGCCGAAAGAGAAACAACTCCGACGCGTGCTTTCTGATGCGGACATTCCAGCGACGTACGACGTCCTCATTATCGATCCACCTGCGACAGTCGGACAGCACATTTACAATTCGATTTATGCGACGTCCAATCTCCTGATTCCGGCCGAGCTTTCGGCAAAAGGTGCCCAAAGTGTGGAGGGACTTAGAGACGTAGTGACGAACATCGAAGAAACTCTCGGTGATATCGAGGTTGGCGTTCTCGGTGTCGTCCCAAATAAAGTCGCGAACACGAACGTCCAGCGCGAATACCGAAAGCTGCTCAACGAGCAGGATCTCCCTATCGCCCCGGTCTCAATTCGTGAGCGTGGGTCGATGCTTGGCGACGCGTGGGACGGCCAAGTGAGTATTTTTGAACTCGCAACAAACGACGACCATCGTGATCTTCGCGACTACGAGCAAGAGACGCTCGAAAAGTTTGATCGACTGGCGGCGTTCATAAGCAAGCAGTTCGAGAGTCCGGAGGTAACAGCATGA